One Bacteroidota bacterium genomic region harbors:
- a CDS encoding response regulator, whose product MKSKSYKIDLEIYIVFIVVIGISVFNAIYSSLNISRNQDVTTKIMTVEIPSLQSLENMNLLVTKAKMYTTNWVYLQGNKEDKEKLKELQAIEYPELKGNILALMTLWNDQENADSVQQIFTHFEKLMVYQKQIMSTLVTFDDYEDPMKKFSSEEIIENQILPASTNIITQLNQVILKKKAQAEFEHNQMRASSRALMWSVLGIAILIVIVVLIAAFYMSNNIIVPTMKLKNYILMMGKGEIPEMDLEPRKNAVGQMTEAVRTLMHSLKRTARFAHNIGDGKFNVEFQPLGENDELGNALVQMRASLQQADNDNKQRNWISTGIEQINGVLRENNDDIARLSDEIISMLVNYISAFHGAIYLLETNEYDNRSWIELHGSYALDERAKAKKRIEIGEGLVGQSVKQGTPIYLQNAPSAYATINSGLGESPASHVVIIPLKHHGVVYGAIELASFTQFESHKQDFIENIGETIASTVASVKANTLTRRLLDETKKQAERLSAQEEELRQTNEELSNQSKLLQASEEELKQSNHELKQNTHELEHQNEVLEQAREALSLKAKELELNSKYKSEFLANMSHELRTPLNSVLILAKLLSENKASNLNDKQVEYARVIHKSGTDLLVLINDILDLSKIEAGKVELIFEDTEIKTVKEDLRALFTELAREKKIEYEIEQHSNLPERFMTDRVRLEQIIKNMLSNAFKFTPQGGKVLLRIKQPDRQVKFTNPHLLNSSHVIEFSVTDTGIGIPLEKQQLIFEAFQQADGSTNRKFGGTGLGLSISKMLVAMLGGEMQLHSEQGKGSTFSMYLPLDAKQIPVHSLNSDSSGDTLTTTVDQRPTDPGNESRMNFATETQVIADDRDCLDGSEPVLLIVEDDVQFARILLDMAHEKNYKAVVATHGDVGLRFAEEINPAAIIMDMQLPGMDGWSVLKKIRENEKIKHIPIHIMSAMDRQKLGLEMGATAYLRKPLEKNDLDKAFQDIDKEISKEIRHVLIIEDTIIQQDIVKNLLLSKNKQTRFFSAINTQEAEQLLTGAKFDCIILDLDLGNGQEEGVSLLERIKSDPTHSATPVIIFTGSEINEDQEKQLSKWSEAIVLKNGQSLDRLISETEHFLHSVKEQSGDQPGFKIPAMMEDMLLGRNVLLVDDDMRNIYALSSVLEGQNMRVITAINGKDALSKLEQHPEIEIVLMDIMMPEMDGYQAMQEIRKNKQTHALPIIALTAKAMVGDREKCIQCGASDYISKPVNTDQLLSLMRVWLYKG is encoded by the coding sequence ATGAAATCGAAAAGCTACAAAATAGACCTGGAAATTTACATCGTGTTCATCGTTGTAATTGGTATCTCGGTATTTAATGCCATTTACAGTTCCCTGAACATTTCCAGAAACCAGGATGTCACCACGAAAATCATGACTGTGGAAATTCCCTCGCTTCAGTCATTGGAAAACATGAACCTGTTGGTGACCAAGGCAAAAATGTACACTACAAACTGGGTCTACCTGCAGGGAAATAAAGAGGACAAGGAAAAGCTCAAGGAATTACAGGCAATTGAATATCCGGAACTGAAGGGCAATATTCTTGCCCTGATGACGCTTTGGAATGATCAGGAAAACGCGGATAGCGTCCAGCAGATTTTCACACATTTTGAGAAGCTGATGGTTTATCAGAAACAAATAATGAGCACGCTGGTCACATTTGATGATTACGAAGACCCGATGAAGAAATTTTCTTCAGAAGAAATTATAGAAAATCAAATTCTCCCTGCAAGTACAAATATTATCACGCAGCTCAATCAGGTCATTCTCAAGAAAAAAGCGCAGGCGGAATTCGAACATAACCAAATGCGCGCTTCTTCACGTGCACTTATGTGGAGCGTACTTGGTATCGCGATTTTGATTGTGATCGTTGTGCTGATCGCGGCATTCTATATGTCCAACAACATCATCGTTCCTACCATGAAACTGAAGAATTACATTCTCATGATGGGGAAAGGCGAAATTCCTGAAATGGATCTTGAGCCCAGAAAGAATGCTGTCGGACAAATGACAGAAGCTGTCAGAACCCTAATGCATAGCCTGAAACGCACGGCGCGTTTCGCGCACAACATCGGAGATGGAAAATTCAATGTGGAATTTCAGCCCCTTGGTGAAAACGACGAACTCGGAAATGCTCTTGTTCAAATGCGCGCCAGTCTTCAACAGGCCGATAACGACAACAAACAACGGAACTGGATCTCTACCGGTATCGAACAAATTAACGGTGTACTTCGCGAAAACAACGATGACATTGCTCGTTTGAGTGATGAAATAATTTCCATGCTTGTGAATTATATCTCCGCTTTTCATGGCGCGATTTATTTGCTCGAAACAAATGAATATGATAACAGAAGCTGGATCGAATTACACGGCAGTTACGCGCTTGATGAAAGAGCAAAAGCAAAGAAACGTATAGAAATCGGAGAAGGTCTGGTTGGACAATCTGTTAAACAGGGCACTCCAATTTATTTGCAAAACGCTCCTTCGGCCTACGCAACAATTAATTCCGGACTTGGAGAATCGCCGGCATCGCACGTTGTTATTATTCCCCTCAAACACCACGGTGTTGTTTATGGGGCAATTGAATTGGCTTCATTTACCCAATTCGAGAGTCACAAACAGGATTTCATTGAGAACATCGGAGAAACAATTGCCTCCACAGTAGCTTCTGTAAAAGCGAATACACTTACCCGCAGACTGCTTGACGAAACCAAGAAACAAGCGGAAAGATTGTCGGCACAGGAAGAGGAATTACGTCAGACAAACGAGGAACTTTCGAACCAGTCCAAGTTATTACAGGCCTCGGAAGAAGAACTGAAACAAAGTAACCACGAGTTGAAACAGAATACACACGAACTGGAACATCAGAATGAAGTTTTGGAACAAGCCAGGGAAGCATTGAGTCTTAAAGCAAAAGAGCTTGAGCTCAATAGCAAATACAAATCAGAATTCCTCGCGAACATGTCTCATGAGCTCAGAACACCACTCAACAGTGTTTTGATTCTCGCGAAACTTTTATCAGAGAATAAGGCCAGCAACCTCAACGACAAACAGGTTGAATACGCACGAGTAATTCACAAAAGTGGAACCGATCTTCTTGTTCTGATTAATGACATCCTGGATTTATCCAAAATTGAAGCCGGGAAAGTAGAACTGATTTTTGAAGACACCGAGATCAAGACGGTGAAAGAAGATCTCCGCGCCTTGTTCACAGAACTTGCAAGAGAAAAGAAAATCGAATATGAGATTGAACAGCATTCGAATTTGCCTGAACGTTTTATGACCGACAGAGTACGTCTCGAACAGATTATCAAAAACATGTTGTCGAACGCGTTCAAATTTACTCCACAGGGCGGGAAGGTATTGTTACGCATTAAGCAACCCGACAGACAAGTGAAGTTTACGAACCCGCATTTGTTGAATAGCAGTCATGTAATTGAATTTTCCGTCACAGATACAGGCATTGGTATTCCTCTGGAAAAACAACAGCTGATTTTTGAAGCATTTCAACAGGCCGACGGCTCTACCAATCGTAAGTTTGGCGGAACAGGTCTTGGATTGTCAATTAGTAAAATGCTGGTTGCGATGTTGGGAGGAGAAATGCAATTGCATTCTGAACAAGGAAAAGGAAGTACGTTTTCAATGTATCTGCCCCTGGACGCAAAACAAATACCTGTTCATTCATTGAATTCTGATTCGTCCGGAGATACACTTACAACCACTGTCGATCAGAGACCAACCGATCCCGGAAATGAATCCAGAATGAACTTTGCCACAGAAACGCAGGTGATTGCCGACGACAGGGATTGTCTGGATGGATCAGAACCTGTTCTGTTGATTGTGGAAGATGATGTACAATTTGCACGCATCCTTCTCGATATGGCGCATGAGAAAAACTATAAAGCAGTAGTGGCTACTCATGGTGATGTTGGACTTCGCTTTGCGGAAGAAATCAATCCCGCGGCAATAATCATGGACATGCAATTACCAGGAATGGATGGCTGGTCGGTCTTAAAGAAAATTCGTGAAAACGAGAAGATCAAACACATTCCCATTCACATCATGTCGGCCATGGACCGACAGAAGCTCGGTTTGGAAATGGGCGCAACAGCGTACCTCCGGAAACCGCTTGAAAAGAATGATCTCGACAAGGCTTTCCAGGACATCGACAAAGAGATTTCAAAAGAAATCCGTCACGTCTTGATCATAGAAGACACAATTATTCAGCAGGACATTGTAAAAAACCTGCTTCTTTCAAAAAACAAGCAAACAAGATTCTTTTCAGCAATAAATACGCAAGAGGCTGAACAACTATTGACAGGGGCGAAATTTGATTGCATAATACTTGATTTGGATCTTGGGAATGGACAGGAAGAAGGTGTTTCGCTTCTTGAAAGGATAAAATCTGATCCGACCCATTCTGCCACGCCGGTTATCATATTTACCGGTTCTGAAATAAATGAAGATCAGGAGAAGCAATTGAGCAAATGGTCGGAAGCAATTGTCTTGAAGAATGGACAATCACTGGATCGTTTGATAAGTGAGACAGAACATTTTTTGCATTCTGTTAAAGAACAGTCTGGTGATCAGCCGGGATTCAAAATCCCTGCCATGATGGAAGACATGCTTCTTGGCCGCAATGTTTTGCTGGTTGACGATGACATGCGGAATATTTATGCCCTGAGCAGTGTTCTTGAAGGTCAGAACATGCGTGTGATTACTGCAATCAATGGAAAGGATGCTTTATCCAAGCTGGAACAGCATCCTGAAATTGAAATTGTATTGATGGACATAATGATGCCTGAAATGGATGGCTACCAGGCGATGCAGGAAATCAGAAAAAACAAGCAGACCCACGCCCTCCCAATTATTGCGTTAACAGCAAAAGCAATGGTGGGAGATAGAGAAAAATGTATCCAATGCGGAGCATCGGATTATATTTCAAAGCCGGTCAATACTGATCAACTCTTATCATTGATGAGAGTGTGGTTATACAAAGGGTGA
- a CDS encoding YfiR family protein: MNNRRKSYSRIIAAIRYWIAGLLILCMTSSRLFAQSNEADIKAMFLFNFIKYVEWPQAKETSTFKIGVIGKSPVTESLKKVIAQKVNEGRKIEVITFATNEDVECQMIFVPEDTEFKAEDLLRLKHIRGLLVISESAAHSQKWAAINLLTVDNKIRFEINQSAAKAGGIKISSQLSNLAISVNP, encoded by the coding sequence GTGAACAACCGGAGAAAATCATATAGCAGAATAATAGCCGCGATCCGATATTGGATTGCCGGCTTACTTATTCTTTGTATGACTTCATCCCGACTTTTTGCACAAAGTAACGAAGCCGACATCAAGGCAATGTTCCTCTTTAATTTTATAAAATATGTTGAATGGCCGCAAGCAAAAGAAACCAGCACATTTAAAATTGGAGTAATCGGAAAATCTCCAGTCACAGAATCACTCAAGAAAGTAATCGCTCAAAAAGTGAATGAGGGTCGTAAAATTGAAGTGATCACTTTTGCAACCAATGAAGATGTGGAATGTCAAATGATTTTTGTTCCGGAAGACACTGAGTTTAAAGCGGAAGACCTGCTTCGTTTAAAACACATTAGAGGACTTCTTGTTATTTCCGAATCAGCAGCCCATTCGCAAAAGTGGGCGGCAATAAATCTTTTAACCGTAGACAATAAAATTCGTTTTGAAATCAACCAGAGTGCAGCCAAAGCCGGAGGAATAAAAATTTCTTCTCAATTGAGCAACCTGGCAATATCTGTCAACCCCTAA
- a CDS encoding TonB-dependent receptor plug domain-containing protein gives MRILILFLLTVIILPGKICAQSNTGGAGDVSTFYDMSLEELMKIEVSVASTKALTTRESPGILTIITEDEIRKSGATDLIELLQKVPGFNFGVDVEGVVGIGVRGNWAHEGKVLMLLDGHELNEDLFSALEMGAHYSLDLIKQIEIIRGPGSASYGGNAEYAVINIISKHAPGGDGILVNSAYSQMSRQFASRNFSFNVSKPIGKANLSLTSFLSQANRSQDDFTDNFGQSYNMANQSPINTAQYKLDFSWKSLKVSAFADQYHLQQRDGYENVLTKKYPTNFDSYHLLAEYEIRTGKKLTLTPVIKYKYQLPWTFDGVSEEDEFTPYKVSVQNIQGSLRANYDFSSSVNLISGIEANRQFAKQLLDSVYFGTNDKEFQTNNFAAFSQLLIKHKIANLTLGARYNYNDRFDAAFVPRVGVTRVFNKWHLKLLYSSAFRSPSIENINSGPGIKPERTTVIELETGYKLGDKSYLTANIFDITTHDAIIFYYDQDNIDAYKNEGMTGTRGVEFEYRVKTASGYMNLNYAYSTTNGKATNERYAVPGKKGLLIGFPENKIGLLSNLRLTSKINVSPAVSWVDKRYDVYNDPISGAEQLKVYKQAIYIDMMFNFEENIVKGLLIQAGCTNILDDKVVFIQPYKSNHAALPGTSREFRLKVSYNLSFRK, from the coding sequence ATGCGAATTCTAATTTTATTTCTACTTACTGTTATTATTCTTCCCGGGAAGATTTGCGCGCAAAGCAATACCGGAGGAGCCGGCGACGTGTCTACATTCTACGACATGTCACTGGAAGAGCTCATGAAAATTGAGGTTTCTGTTGCATCAACAAAAGCCCTCACAACCCGTGAGTCTCCGGGAATTCTTACTATCATCACAGAGGATGAAATCCGGAAATCGGGAGCGACCGATTTGATAGAGCTTCTTCAAAAAGTTCCGGGATTTAATTTTGGTGTGGATGTGGAAGGTGTCGTTGGAATTGGCGTTCGGGGTAATTGGGCACACGAAGGAAAAGTATTGATGTTGCTGGATGGTCACGAGTTGAATGAAGACCTTTTTTCTGCACTTGAAATGGGCGCGCATTATTCCCTCGACCTGATTAAACAGATTGAAATAATACGTGGTCCCGGTTCCGCGAGCTATGGTGGAAACGCGGAATATGCGGTTATTAATATTATCAGTAAACATGCTCCCGGTGGAGATGGAATCCTGGTCAATTCTGCTTATAGTCAAATGAGCAGACAATTTGCGTCCAGAAACTTCTCATTTAATGTATCCAAACCAATCGGTAAAGCCAACTTATCTCTTACATCTTTTTTAAGTCAGGCAAACCGAAGCCAGGATGATTTTACGGACAATTTCGGACAGTCTTACAACATGGCGAATCAATCGCCGATTAATACAGCTCAATACAAACTGGACTTTTCCTGGAAATCACTAAAGGTATCTGCATTCGCTGATCAATATCACCTGCAACAGCGCGACGGATATGAGAATGTGCTTACAAAGAAGTACCCGACAAACTTTGATTCTTATCATCTTTTGGCTGAATACGAAATCCGAACAGGAAAGAAGCTCACGCTTACTCCTGTAATAAAATACAAATACCAGCTTCCGTGGACTTTTGATGGAGTTTCAGAAGAAGATGAATTCACTCCGTATAAAGTAAGTGTTCAGAATATTCAGGGTTCACTCAGAGCTAATTATGATTTTTCTTCTTCAGTGAATTTAATATCAGGGATCGAAGCGAATAGACAATTTGCAAAACAACTTCTTGACAGTGTTTATTTTGGAACAAATGACAAAGAATTCCAGACAAATAATTTTGCTGCCTTCAGCCAACTTTTAATCAAACACAAAATCGCCAACCTTACTCTGGGTGCCAGATATAATTACAACGACAGATTTGACGCCGCGTTTGTTCCCCGTGTTGGCGTCACCCGAGTGTTTAATAAATGGCATTTAAAACTATTGTATAGTTCAGCTTTCCGCTCGCCATCCATAGAAAACATTAATTCCGGACCCGGAATTAAACCCGAGCGCACGACAGTGATTGAACTGGAAACCGGATATAAGTTAGGAGACAAATCCTATCTGACAGCAAACATCTTTGATATTACCACGCATGATGCAATTATTTTCTATTATGATCAGGATAACATTGATGCATATAAAAATGAAGGCATGACAGGAACAAGAGGTGTTGAATTTGAATACCGCGTTAAAACTGCTTCAGGATATATGAATTTAAATTATGCCTACAGCACGACCAATGGAAAAGCTACCAATGAGCGTTATGCTGTTCCCGGCAAAAAAGGGTTGCTGATTGGATTCCCTGAAAATAAGATCGGACTTCTTTCAAATCTTCGTCTTACTTCAAAGATTAATGTTTCTCCTGCTGTTAGTTGGGTTGATAAACGCTATGATGTTTACAATGATCCAATTTCAGGAGCAGAACAATTGAAGGTTTATAAGCAGGCGATTTACATAGACATGATGTTCAATTTTGAAGAAAATATTGTGAAAGGATTATTGATTCAGGCCGGCTGCACGAACATACTTGACGATAAGGTGGTCTTTATTCAACCCTACAAAAGCAATCATGCCGCATTACCCGGGACTTCCAGAGAATTTCGCTTAAAAGTTTCTTACAATCTGAGTTTCCGAAAATAA